One window from the genome of Pempheris klunzingeri isolate RE-2024b chromosome 7, fPemKlu1.hap1, whole genome shotgun sequence encodes:
- the hscb gene encoding iron-sulfur cluster co-chaperone protein HscB, with protein sequence MLSSRVLCSSRVLLHPNWLMMNRQCVYEAVTCSAYCMTTSFPMKDTHRTDTNFQAPGKQRQIDYYSDPVRSHRNYCTAQVKLTCWSCKQPLDKTLAFFCLSCKVVQPPEEGTSYFQIMNCDYTFTLDTQRLQKRYLQLQRSLHPDNFSQKSVKEQEYSESQSALVNKAYQTLLKPLSRGLYMLELEGMRIEEGTDSEADSEFLMELMEINEALDEAKTPEEASEIGQDTKGKLADLTERIDAALLKGELQAAKALLAQMKYYANIEDKVKQKLSEFM encoded by the exons ATGTTGTCTTCGCGGGTCTTGTGCTCATCCCGGGTTTTACTGCACCCAAACTGGCTGATGATGAACCGTCAGTGTGTTTATGAAGCTGTTACATGTTCAGCCTATTGCATGACTACCAGCTTCCCCATGAAGGACACACACCGAACCGACACGAACTTCCAAGCGCCgggaaaacagagacagatagatTACTACAGTGATCCAGTCAGATCACACAGGAATTACTGCACAGCTCAGGTGAAACTGACCTGCTGGAGTTGCAAACAGCCTCTTGACAAAACACTTGCTTTTTTCTGCTTGTCATGCAAAGTAGTCCAGCCCCCCGAGGAAGGGACATCCTACTTTCAGATTATGAATTG TGACTACACATTCACACTGGACACACAAAGGCTGCAGAAAAGATACTTGCAGCTCCAGCGGTCTCTGCATCCAGACAACTTTAGCCAGAAATCTGTG AAAGAACAGGAGTATTCAGAGAGCCAGTCGGCTCTTGTGAACAAAGCATACCAGACTCTGCTTAAGCCTTTGAGTCGTGGTCTTTATATG ctggagctggaggggaTGCGTATAGAAGAGGGCACCGACTCTGAGGCTGATTCTGAGTTTCTAATGGAGCTGATGGAGATCAATGAAGCACTTGATGAAGCAAAGACTCCAGAGGAAGCCAGTGAGATCGGCCAAGACACAAAAG GGAAACTGGCAGACTTGACAGAGAGGATAGACGCTGCCCTTCTTAAAG GAGAGCTTCAAGCTGCCAAAGCACTGCTTGCCCAAATGAAATACTATGCAAACATTGAAGATAAAGTGAAGCAAAAACTTTCTGAATTcatgtaa